The proteins below come from a single Tachypleus tridentatus isolate NWPU-2018 chromosome 13, ASM421037v1, whole genome shotgun sequence genomic window:
- the LOC143238513 gene encoding rho GTPase-activating protein 100F-like, which yields MKSPAPPGRFRAKLIHFVFPTNMLCCGRKKEMKEVVRPPVVEEVIGRPGPSRPRIPEMVVHRDFRKVSGISSEVFRQIEAVENDYDATTAANLEAVERRGEMIIRVLDPRSLGRTGAETSKKYLSAAIAGQTVQFIEIIKRPGQTLGLYIREGDGVRRTRGVYISRIALESAVYNSGLLRVGDEILAVNLVDVKNMSLDDVVIIMSIPRRLVLTIRSKSFVKIPSHHQWRLAEEVHPPIVVWKKEMEEEAMEDFNSENGQLIHARTKGLPSGVPPVAIPLDDWERRGYDDHSLYYNSRPRLRRVPKAEIREEEKRWRKVPEGVRRPVVMRQPRRPYQKYPKMLESLAEQVHPFHECPPPPAPTKRSHLSHKTLDTGPMRSSAARRRYWDEYETSVRSRPKRIMRAESEQRIPRDRHHEEDKYGARDRRLSLRRTRTMQPRIRTRRSPREGPRQAGILRRSVIESCSDTEVHINTREPAVLRRQSSLGRVPLSRDHYHFRSNSLPRARATDPETRRRQSVRFENKTLSYDSQEDSDGALSAPEFPPSRSGRRASGHRRRSPDIFTADEYRDWLRRSPSTSAIYERLRRGRGLRQVQPLPRVAHSVESLPDSLNHKRQRGLYPRYVPVRRSLLRPRAEEFAQTSHLIHPHLFEYHQTVPFPSPTKHSDEKLHLLTLDPNDFYKYRPQKDFERTLSSTDSFNGLLRVHLLTGRGLRPTEHFDHFRDLYCVIESDNIPKARTTVRTGEHSFDWDEVFELDLIENQELTFLIYSWDPRYRHKLCYKGTINLSLLKEEPSHSLALKLEQCGTLYLKLQFTELGELLERYPAPASTGVFGVDLETIVSRENSNIGVPLILKLCIDEVELRGLTFPGIYRICGSALSKKMLRDGFERNSWLVDLTEENVPDINVVTSLFKDYLRELPEPLFPKGLFDMLVDGISVCLPDDSEGNTKLMFSILDCLPKVNRCTILCLMNHLKQVVSHSDRNKMTSQNLAVCFAPIVMCHTMPGERSVELQKPIDVLRYLLDTWPVHRGEGSSDSSTSIKNSQTPVEDDGSDDHGKTTLQKTVAWSVGH from the exons ATGAAGTCGCCAGCACCACCAGGACGATTCAGAGCAAAGTTAATCCACTTTGTTTTCCCGACAAATATGCTGTGTTGTGGACGTAAGAAG GAAATGAAGGAAGTTGTAAGGCCCCCCGTGGTAGAAGAAGTTATTGGTAGACCTGGCCCATCTCGTCCCAGAATACCAGAAATGGTAGTTCATAGAGACTTTCGAAAAGTCAGTGGAATTTCTTCGGAGGTCTTCCGGCAGATTGAAGCGGTCGAGAATGACTACGATGCTACGACAGCAGCTAATTTGGAAGCTGTGGAAAGGCGTGGGGAGATGATCATCCGTGTATTAGACCCCCGAAGCTTGGGTCGAACTGGTGCCGAAACTAGTAAAAAGTACCTGAGTGCTGCTATTGCTGGCCAAACCGTTCAGTTTATCGAAATTATTAAACGTCCGGGGCAAACGTTAGGTCTGTACATACGAGAGGGGGACGGGGTCCGACGGACGAGGGGAGTGTACATCTCTAGGATAGCTCTTGAAAGTGCTGTGTACAACAGTGGACTACTTAGAGTAGGAGATGAAATTTTAGCTGTGAACTTGGTTGATGTGAAGAACATGAGTCTGGACGACGTGGTCATTATTATGTCCATCCCAAGGCGTCTAGTACTGACCATTCGCTCCAAGAGTTTTGTGAAGATACCCTCTCATCACCAGTGGAGACTTGCAGAAGAGGTGCACCCACCCATTGTGGTGTGGAAAAAAGAGATGGAGGAGGAAGCGATGGAAGACTTTAACAGTGAAAACGGGCAGTTAATTCATGCTAGAACGAAAGGTTTGCCATCAGGAGTTCCACCAGTAGCAATTCCATTAGATGACTGGGAAAGGAGAGGATACGACGACCACAGTCTCTACTACAACTCACGCCCTCGACTTCGCAGGGTGCCGAAAGCTGAAATCCGGGAAGAAGAGAAACGCTGGAGAAAGGTTCCAGAGGGAGTCCGGCGCCCGGTTGTTATGCGCCAGCCTAGAAGACCTTACCAGAAGtatccaaaaatgttagaaaGTCTAGCCGAACAAGTACACCCCTTTCATGAGTGTCCACCCCCACCAGCTCCTACCAAGAGATCACACCTTTCTCACAAAACTCTGGATACGGGACCTATGAGAAGCAGCGCTGCCCGTCGCAGATATTGGGACGAATATGAAACTTCTGTTCGTAGTCGCCCAAAAAGAATTATGAGGGCGGAGAGCGAGCAAAGAATTCCGAGAGACAGACACCACGAGGAGGATAAATATGGTGCTAGGGACCGTCGGCTTAGTTTACGAAGGACAAGAACTATGCAACCCAGGATTCGAACACGCCGATCCCCGAGAGAAGGCCCGCGACAAGCTGGGATTCTGCGCCGCTCTGTGATAGAAAGTTGTTCCGATACCGAAGTACACATAAATACCAGAGAACCAGCTGTTTTACGTAGACAGAGCAGCTTGGGTCGTGTGCCTCTATCCAGGGATCACTATCATTTCCGAAGCAATTCACTGCCACGTGCTCGTGCTACCGATCCGGAGACCCGCCGCCGCCAGTCTGTccgttttgaaaataaaaccctGTCTTACGATTCTCAGGAGGACAGCGATGGCGCATTGTCTGCTCCAGAGTTTCCACCCTCCAGGTCAGGCCGGAGAGCCTCAG GTCACCGCAGACGTTCCCCTGATATCTTCACAGCAGACGAGTATCGGGACTGGTTACGCAGATCGCCATCAACGTCAGCAATATACGAGCGCTTGAGACGAGGGCGAGGCTTGCGTCAAGTTCAACCACTGCCGAGGGTCGCTCACAGCGTCGAAAGCCTGCCGGACTCGCTTAACCAT AAGCGGCAACGTGGGCTCTATCCTCGTTATGTTCCTGTCAGACGTTCTCTACTCAGGCCAAGGGCAGAAGAATTTGCCCAAACATCCCACTTGATTCACCCGCATTTGTTCGAGTATCACCAAACGGTGCCCTTTCCTTCCCCCACCAAACACTCTGACGAGAAGTTACACTTACTCACGCTAGATCCGAACGACTTCTATAAATACAGACCACAGAAAGACTTTGAAAGGACACTTTCTTCTACGGATTCATTCAACGGGCTCTTAAGAGTGCATCTTTTAACGGGTCGGGGCCTGCGCCCCACGGAGCATTTTGACCATTTCAGAGATTTGTACTGTGTGATTGAGAGTGATAACATACCTAAGGCAAGGACAACAGTGCGaacgggtgaacatagttttgacTGGGACGAGGTTTTCGAGCTAGATCTGATTGAGAACCAGGAATTAACTTTCCTTATCTACAGTTGGGATCCACGGTACCGACACAAACTGTGTTATAAGGGAACGATAAATCTCAGTCTACTTAAAGAGGAACCTAGCCACAGCCTGGCCCTGAAGCTGGAGCAGTGTGGAACACTTTACCTTAAGCTCCAATTCACGGAACTCGGGGAACTACTGGAAAGATACCCGGCTCCCGCCTCTACAGGGGTGTTTGGCGTAGATCTGGAGACCATCGTTTCAAGAGAGAACTCTAACATAGGGGTGCCACTTATTCTGAAACTGTGTATTGACGAGGTGGAACTCCGAGGGCTGACATTTCCTGGTATCTACCGCATCTGTGGTTCAGCTCTGAGTAAGAAAATGCTCCGGGACGGATTTGAAAGAAATTCCTGGCTTGTCGACCTAACTGAAGAGAACGTTCCAGATATCAATGTTGTAACaa GTCTTTTCAAGGATTATCTTCGTGAGCTTCCCGAGCCCCTCTTCCCTAAAGGTTTATTCGACATGTTGGTAGATGGCATTAGCGTCTGTTTACCTGATGATTCTGAGGGTAATACGAAGTTAATGTTTAGTATCCTCGACTGCCTTCCGAAAGTTAACCGG TGTACGATTCTATGTTTGATGAACCACTTGAAGCAAGTGGTCAGTCACAGCGACAGAAATAAGATGACCTCCCAGAACCTAGCAGTTTGTTTTGCCCCAATTGTCATGTGTCACACAATGCCGGGAGAAAGAAGTGTCGAGTTGCAGAAACCTATCGACGTTTTACGATATCTTCTAGATACCTGGCCTGTTCATAGGG GGGAGGGAAGCAGTGATTCAAGCACTAGTATAAAAAACAGCCAAACTCCTGTAGAAGATGATGGTAGTGATGATCACGGAAAAACGACATTACAGAAGA